The genomic segment GTGAGAGATGCTGAAACAGTGCGCACTTTAACTTTTTCCGAAGCAGAAGAACTGACATTTTTGGGTGCTAAAGTGCTTCATCCGTCTTCTATAGAACCTGCAAGAAAACTTGAGATTCCCGTAACAATCAGAAACACAAATGAGATTGACGGAGATTTTACATCAATAGTACCTGATCAGGCAGATGATGATGTAAAAGTAAAATCAATAACCTGTCTTAAGAACTTGATTCTCCTTAAATTTCAAAATGCGGATTCAAATAATATCCGGACTGTCTTGTCAGATATGGAGAAAAACTGTTTAAAAATATATCTGTCAACCTACCTGCACAACAGTATTAACCTGGTTGTACGAAACGGAGTAGGAGCTGAGCGGTTTATTTCAGCCTATGGTGCCCGCAATAATTTGTTAGTCAAAAAGCGTATTGCTTTGGTAACGCTTGTAGGCAGGGGCATAGGAAATGAGCCGGAAATTGCAGAAAGTACATTTAAATCATTAAATAATTCAGGCATAGATTATGAAATTTTTGTAAATATGGAAATGAGCCTTGCTATTGTATTAGAGGAAACTTCGGCAGAGGGTGCGGTTTTATCTCTTCACAATGATCTTTTATGTGATAAATAATTTTAAGGAGACGTTATGAAGGTCGCTCTTATAGGATACGGCCAGATGGGGCATATGATTGAGTCCATTGCAGCACGAAATAAAGTGGAGATTGCAGAGATATATGAAAAAGATAATCCCATAAAACCGTCTAAAGATGAAGCTGAAAAGCTTAAGGATGTTAAAGTTTTAATTGATTTTTCTTTCCCGGAGGCTGTTTTGGACAATGTAAAAATTTGTGCAGAGCTATCAAAGAACATTGTAATAGGTACAACAGGCTGGGAAAAGGAGATCGGGAAGATAAAGAAAATTGTCGAAGAGAGAAATATCGGATTTGTCTATGCGTCAAATTTTTCTCTCGGCATAAATCTCTTTTATAAAATTGCAGAATATGCCGGATCATTAATCAGTACATTTGATTTTTACGATCCCTTTATTGAGGAGTCCCATCATAAAAAGAAAAAAGATGCCCCCTCAGGAACTGCAAAAGTACTGCATATGCTTCTTAAGAAGAGTTACAAAGATCGAGAAATTCCCGTAACAAGTGTGAGAGCGGGTTATATTGCGGGGATTCATAATGTCAGTTTTGATTCTGCTGTTGATGAAATTCATCTGACTCACAGGGCAAAGAACAGACAGGGTTTCGCAGAAGGTGCAGTGCTTGCATCTAAATGGATAGAAGGAAGAAAAGGTTTTTACGAATTTAATCAGGTACTTGAATCAATTCTATTTAAGGACGGTTCGTGAAAAGTTTTGTCAAAAGCATGTATAACTTCTGAGAAATGATAATATATGACACTTAATAATAATAGGAGACATTTTATGAAATCCTTAAGTGCTTTAAAAGGATGCGGTACTGCACTGGTAACTCCATTTTCATCTTCCGGGGATCTTGATGAAGAAGCGTTGCGCAGGCTCGTCAACTTTCAAATTGACGAAGGGATTGATTTCCTTGTTCCCTGCGGTACTACAGGAGAGAACCCCACTCTGACGGAAGATGAACATCTGAAAGTTGTTTCAATTGTTGTAGAGGAATCAAAGGGAAGAGTGCCGATTATTGCAGGAGCCGGAGGATATAATACAATAAAAGTTATTGAGATGGCAAGGAAAGTCATTGCTGTCGGTGCGGACGGTATTCTTTCAGTGGCACCTTATTATAACAAGCCTACACAGGAAGGCATTTACGAACATTATAAAGAAATTGCCGGTGCAGTTGATGCTCCGATTGTTGTATATAATGTACCTGGCCGTACAGGCGTTAACATTCTGCCCGATACTGTGGCAAGGCTGAGTGAAATAACTAATATTATTGCACTTAAAGCTGCTTCAGGCAATGTTTCCCAAATTGCTGAAGTTGCAGTAAAAACTCCGTCTGATTTTAAGATTATATCCGGTGATGACGCAATTACGCTTCCTATTATTGCACTTGGGGGAGTAGGCGTTATTTCGGTTGTATCCAATCAAGTGCCGAAACTCATGGTTAAGTTTGTACAGCTTTGCCTGAAAAGTAAATTTGACAAGGCAATGGAAATACAGAAAAAACTTTTTCCCTTAATAAAACTTGATTTTATCACTACAAATCCGATTCCTGTAAAAGCAGGCCTTGCCATGATGGGGCTTATAGAAGAGCAGTACCGCCTTCCTCTTGTGCCTATGTCAAGAGAGCAGAAGGAGCTTTTACGCAGAGGTATGGATGATCTCGGGCTGCTGAAGAAAAAATTATAGAAGAGGCTGTTAATGAATAAATTGATTGATGCAATTGAGGATTCATTCCAGTATGTAAAGGATAATGAACCAAACAGCAGTATCATAAAAACTTTTAATGAGTTTATTGAGCTTCTTAATTCAGGACAGATTAGAGCTGCAATAAAAGAAAACGGCAAATGGCAGGTAAATCTGTGGGTTAAAAAAGGTATTCTCCTCGGCTTTAAAATCGGGGAGTTAAAGGATTATTCGATAAATAATCAATTCAGGTATTTTGATAAAACTACATATCCTTTACGCCCTCTGTCTATAGATGACAGAATACGCATTGTTCCGGGAGGATCATCAATTAGAAACGGATGTTATGTAGGTAAAAATGTAACATGTATGCCTCCCATGTATATTAATGTAGGCGCATACGTGGATGAGGGTACAATGATAGATTCCCACGCTCTTGTGGGGTCGTGTGCTCAAATAGGTGCAAGAGTTCACTTAAGCGCCGGTTCACAAATAGGCGGAGTCCTTGAGCCGATAGGGTCAATACCTGTAATAATTGAAGATGATGTACTGATAGGAGGCAACTGCGGGATTTATGAAGGCACTATTGTCAGGGAAAAAGCTGTAATCGGAGCAGGAGTTATCATTACAGGAGCAACTCAGGTTTTTGATCTTGTTAAAGAAAAAGTTTACAGGAAAAGTGAAAATGCTCCTCTTGAAATTCCTGAAGGAGCAGTTGTTGTTCCCGGTTCCAGGCCTGTTACAAAAGGTATGGGAAAAGAGTACGGAATATCTCTTTATACTCCGGTTATTGTAAAATACCGTGACACCAAGACTGAAAAGAGTGTGAAAATAGAGAATCTTCTAAGATAATGGATTCATGATTTCCTTAAATATGCATCATGGGCTAAAAAGAAAAATTATAACCAGGATATTAACATATGGGAGGCTTGTAGCAATTACAGTGAAATGTGGTAATCTGCTGCTTCCATAAGGGAGAATTAAGGGTGACATTTAAAGACTGGGTATACAAAAATATTCTGCCTTTTCTAGGCTGGGCAGCAGTAACTCTTTACTCAAAGACATTAAGACTTCAGGTACTGGGCAAAGAAAATGCTGACAAGATGATAAATTCAGGGAAAACAGTTATTTTTGCTGTTATTCACGGAAGGCAGTTTGCTGTGTACAGGATGCTTGGGTATAATGATTTATGTGTTATGGTATCCACAAGCAGGGACGGTATGCTGGCGGCAGGAGTGCTTAAGAAATTCGGGTTCGAGGTTGCATACGGCTCCAGTGCAAAATCTCCTGTTCGGGCACTATTGGGAATGATAAAGCTGATGCATACAGGATACAACGGAGTTATGGCTGTTGACGGGCCAAAGGGCCCTATTTACAAGGTTAAACCCGGGATTCTCTTTCTTGCAAAAAAAATGGATGCTGTTATTGTGCCTTTTGTTTTTTCCTCAAAAAAAGCTGTAATAATGAAAGCATGGGATAAGTATATGCTGCCGAAACCATTTGCCAAATCAGTCGTTATATTTGGCGAACCGTTTTATACCGCTGCAAGTACTTCCAAAGACATTATTGAAAAGGAGAGCCTTGCCTTAGAGAAGATTCTTTTGGATAATATAAGAAAGGCTGATAAGCTTGCGGGCTGGATTGAGAAATAGACAACTGCTCGAATCTAATTTTCTTATAAAGTATATCGTCAGGTGTGAAAGAAAAAGATAGTCATGCAGGAGAAAGAACTCACAATCCTGTCGGATCCACGAATTCATCCACGAATTACACGAATTAACACGAATTAAAAGAATAGATTAACGGAAATTTCCAGATGCCGGCAAAAAAAATTCCGTGGTATTCCCTTATACCCTATACCTCTTTCAATTTTAAAGTGACAACCTATTTCAGGACAAGACAAAGTTAATTGATGCAGTAGAAAAGATATCAAAAGCTGCAGAGATAGCAGGGAAGGATGAAAGGGGCTTATAATAAATCCCCTTTCCCTCCCGGAAACACATACATAATAATTTTCAGAATAATCCCTTAATGTTTCCCTGTTTATCCATAGTAACATTTTCCGCAGTCGGTACTTTGGGAAGCCCTGGCATGAGAAGAATATCCCCTGTTATCGGCACCAGAAACCCTGCTCCGGAAGATATGCTGATTTTGCGGACTGTAACAAGAAAGTCTTTGGGCCTGCCGAGGAGATTAGGATTATCCGACAGAGATTTTTGAGTCTTTGCTATACAGACCGGAAGTTTGTCGAGTCCGAGTTTCTTGATTGTTTTAATGTCATTTTTAGCATCTTTAGTGAAATCAATTGCGTTAGAACCGTAAATTTCTCTGCATACGGTCTCTATCTTATCCTCAAGCGGAGAATCGAGTTTGTAAAGCGGAGTATATTTTTTTGAATGATTTGCAAGCTCCGCTACTTTGCGGGCAAGCTCTTCTGCACCTTCGCCGCCTCTGCCTGCTGAATCAATTACAGCAGATTCCACACCTTTCATTTTTAGAAAATTCTGAATGACAGCTATCTCGTCATCAGAATCGGAAGGGAACTTGTTTATTGCAATAAGAGGCGCAACATTGAATTTGTAGATGTTTTCAATATGTTTGTCAAGATTCGGAAGTCCCCTTTCAACTGCCTGGGGATCAGATTCATTAAGCTCTTTAATTTTTCTGCCGCCGTGCATTTTTAATGCTCTTACAGTTGCAACAAGAACAACAACTTTTGGATTAAGCCCGCTTTTGCGTGCAACTATGTCAAAGAATTTCTCTGCTCCGAGATCAAATCCGAAGCCTGCTTCAGTTACCACATAGTCAGCAAGTTTAAGCGCAAGCTGCATTGATAGTACAGAGCATGTGCCCTGAGCTATATTCGCAAAGGGGCCGCCATGTACCAGAGCAGGTGTGTTTTCAGTGGTCTGGACAAGATTCGGCTTAATAGCGTGTTTTAACAGAGAGTTTACAGCCTGGCAGATGTTGAGATCACGTAAAAATACCGGATGGTTATCATAAGTAAAACCGATCAGAATATTTGATAGCTTTTGACACATGTCTTCATAACTTGTGGACAGGCCCAGAATAGCCATAATCTCAGATGAAGCTGTTATTGCGAATTGACTTTCCCTTGGAAAACCGTTTTTCTTACCTCCGAGGCCGATTACAATATCCCGCAGAGACCTGTCATTCATATCCAGCACACGATTCCATGAAATTTTTCTGGGATCAATAAGAGGCTCTTTGCGTCGAAAAATGTGATTGTCAAGACACGCTGCAATAAGATTATGAGCAGCTGAAACAGCGTGTATGTCACCGGTAAAGTGGAGGTTTATCTCTTCAATAGGGTGTACCTGAGTTTTGCCTCCTCCTGTTGCTCCTCCCTTCATCCCGAAAAGAGGGCCGAGAGAAGGTTCCCTTAAAGTAACGATTGCTTTCTTTCCTATACGGTTAAGGCCTATGGAAAGCCCAACTGCTGTTGTGGTTTTTCCTTCACCTGCAGGTGTCGGTGTTATTGCAGATACGAGAATCAACGAGCCATCTTTATGTTCCTTGAATTTGTCATACGCAGACAGTTTTATTTTGGCTTTGTAGTCACCGTATAATTCAATATCAGAGGGCTCTAATCCCACACTTTTAGCAATATCTGCAACAGGTTTTAGATATTGAGATTCTTTATCTTGCGGCATATAACCTCCACTAAGAAATATTTTTAAAGTATAAAATAATAATTCCCATATTACACTTATAATCCGCTACAGGTTTTCTCCTGTACTTGTCATAACAAGCTTGCCGTGTTTTACACCTTTTGTGCTGATCAGGTTGTCAGCAATTTTTCTGATTTTATCTGCGTTGCCTTTTACAGCAAGAACTTCAAGGCAGTTTGTTTCATCAAGGTGGATGTGCATCATTGAAATGACTTCGTGGTGATGCTGATGCTGATGCTCTGTTAAGTTATTAGAAAGCTGATGTTTGCTGTGATCATAAATTATAGTAATAGTGCCTACGGTTTCCTTGGAATCGTCCTTTCTGCTCTCATCCCATTCTTCTCTCACAAGTTTATCCCGGACAAGATCACGTACAGCTTCAGATCTGTTGGAATAGCCGTGTATTTCTATGTATTTATCAAAATTTTCAAGCAGCATGCTGTCCATTGACACACCGAATCTTTTCAATTCTCCCATAATGGTTTTCTCCCGAGGGTAAAGTATGATTAGTGTCAAAATAATATTATTTAATCCGAAATGCAAGGGGCTCTTTACATATTTTACAAATCGCCCTGAATAAAAAATCCTATTTATCATCCGGTTTTATTACAGCAGTGTATCCGCCGCCGGGAATGAGATTTACATTGAGGCTTTCGGAAGATTTAACTGTTAAATGTTCTGTTATTATTGCCGGGGTTTTGCCTTTTCTGTGAGGATTTTTAAAATATATGGATGCCTTATATTGTTTGTTTGAGTTGTCTATGAATTTGAGGGGGATGCTGAGTGTCTTTTTATATGAATTTGATATTGCACTTACATACCATGTTGATCCTGTACGTCTCGCCAGAATGATGAATTTGCCTGGTTTACCGTCTATAAATATGGTTTTATCCCAGGAGGAAGGGAGATCATACAGAAAATTTTTAAACTCAGGTACAATTAAACTGTTATTCCGCATTCTCAGAGAAGAGTTTGTCAGAATATTCAGAGCAAGAATTGTACTGATGTCAAATGTACTGTTTTGGCCCTGGCTTTTCAGGTTATCGTAGTAAACTGCACACAGATCAACAGGAGAAGATATCATTTGAGAATATGGGATTGTTGTGAGCGGCAGGTATATACCCCAGGCTGCTTTATTGAAAATATACTTAAAGTCCGGTGCAAGAGTCAAAAAGTTGGGATATGTCTCTGCAAGGCCGGAAAAATTTCCATTTCCTTTAAATCCTACAATGAGATTATTTGCGGCGGCATTATCCAAAATCTCAGATGCAGTTATCAGTCCGGCATTTTTATTCTCTTTGCTAATATCCACAAAAATGCCTGCTACCCCCATTCTTTTAATATCTGACATTTTTATTCGGCAGTTTTCCGCTAAATATAACCGGGACGTTCGTAAAATGACATTTACATCTTTATTAGTTGCGAGAGATGTAACATGCCTGATCTGCTCTGAGTCGGGTTTGGCCTGCACAGGGATTGTTATATAGTTAATTTTGTTCTTTTCACAGAAATCAATAGAATGCAGCAGGGAATCAGTGTTCACATTCCCTTGAAAATCAAGATATGAACCGCCTTTTATCCATGAAACATCTTTAAAAGAGCGTGGCCGGCTGAGAAGATTTATAAAGCTGCTGTATGAAAATTTACCCGGATTTTCGCCTATCAATACAACTCTCCATGCTGTAAAAGTTGAGTTGATCATATCTTTCCCTGATTGTTTATAAGGTGCTTCAGCAAAAGAGAAACGGATGCTATGTACAGTTTTCAGCCTCATGGCATTGCTGTTTTTGACATTTGTTTCAGTTATCTCAATCCAGAGATTTTGGCTTGCCTGCATTAGAAGAGGAGGAATAATGGAAAGTGTATCATTAATTTGGGATATTGACAATGTTGAATATGTAAAAGTTTCAGATTCGTTACTATCAGAAACAGCAGGCAGGATAGCTGTGTAATTTTCTGAAAAATAAAATCCGGTATCCTCCTTTTTAATATTTCTTACTGAAATGCCCTGGTTTAAAGGAATATGATACCGAAAGGCCGCTCCATAGTTGCTGAGAACAAATTCTACTGTAAAAAATCGAAAAGGCGGACGTTTTTCTTGGAGATACAGGAGAATTTGATTATATTCTACGTAAGAAGTGTCAGGTGTCCCTGAAACAGGCACAAATGATCCCGTGATTTTTTTTCTCTGAACATTGTAGAGGCGTAAATCTTTATTAACAGGAGGAAAGTTATAGAAATTCAGTCCGAGAGGCGAATCTTTGACTATTTTTTTATCTTTAAAATAGATTGAATAGTACAGATACTCTTCCTGAGGATAAGGTAAAGATTTTTCCTGGACAGAAATTATTAAAGATATGTTTTTATCAGGAGAAAGAACAATTTCAGAAGCGGAAGTTGCCCCAGTAATGAAAGATATGATTAATACTACTAATCCCGGAATGATACCGGGTAATAAATTCTTGTGCATATGGGCCTCTGTCAGGTGCACTGGTTCAGACATTGAACAGATTTTCATTAATAGTTGAATATGCGGTTTTAATATAAAAAATTTCAGCAAAAGATAGAAGTACTTTTTAACATTTATCCTAATCAAAAACAGGAGGAGCGTATGAGCGAATTTAAACCCTATGTCTCTGCTGATGTACAGATGAAAGATTTTAATCTTAAAACTGTGGTTCTCGGGGTTATACTTGGAATTGTACTTGGCAGCGCGAATGCTTATCTCGGGCTAAGAGTGGGGTTGACAATAAGTACTGCTATTCCTCTTGCAGTAGTCTCCGTGGCTGTACTTAAGATGCTTTCTCCTATTTTCGGAAAAGCAACGATTCTTGAATGCAATATAAGCCAGACAGCAGGCTCTTCTACATCCTCTCTTGCTTCCGGAATAATATTTACAATTCCTGCACTGTTTATCTGGGGTTATCAGCCTTCTCTATTACAGCTGACAATGCTTGCAATGACAGGAGGAGTGCTGGGTGTTCTCCTTATGATTCCCCTTCGCAGGTTTTTGATTGTTCAGGAGCATGAAAACCTCCCTTATCCGGAAGGTACTGCTGCAGCTGAGGTTTTAATTGCTGCAACAGGAGAAGGAGGGGCTTCTGCAAAAAGTGTGTTTATGGGAATGGGCATAGGTGCATTATACAAGGGTTTGATTTCACTTTTATATTTATGGCCTTCAAAATTAAAAATTCATCTGCCTTTTATTAATAAAGCTGAGGTCGGAGTTTCCACAACTCCTGCTCTTCTTGGTGTCGGATACATACTCGGAAGGCGAATCGGTACTATTATGGTCGGAGGAGGGCTGCTGTCCTGGGTTGTTATTATTCCGTTTATTGCATGGAAATTCGGCAATTCGGAAATTTGGCCTGCCACTCTTGAATATCTCCGAACAAAAGGGCTCGATCCTTCCATTACTTTAATAGGCCAGCTTTCGCCAAAAGAAATTTGGGAGGGATACATCAGAATTATTGGTGCTGGAGCTGTAGCTGCTGCGGGGATTATTACAGTTATCAAGTCCATTCCGACTATGGTTGATTCTTTAAAAATCGGAATCAAAGGGCTGCGCTCAAGTGCTTCAGGCGCAGTAGATACCAGATTAAGGACACAGCAGGATCTGTCTATAAAGTATGTTCTTTTGGGAGTAAGTATTATTATTCTTATGATTACATTCCTGCCAGGAATTATCGGCCATAACACAACTATGCTGATGCGGTTTTTCAGTGCTATTGCTATTGCGATTTTTGCATTTTCATTTGTGACAGTTTCTTCAAGGATTGTGGGAATGATAGGAGTATCTTCCAATCCTACTTCTGGTATGGCGATTGTCACCCTTCTTGGTACCGGATTAATATTTAAACTTCTTGGCTGGACTGATCTTACAGGAAAAATAACTGCTCTTACAATTGGTACAATTGTGTGTATTTCAGCTTCTATTGCTGGAGATATATCTCAGGATTTAAAGACCGGATTTATATTAGGTTCAACTCCGAGAAAGCAGCAGGTGGCTGAGATGATAGGAGCTGTAGGAGCTGCATTTTTTATCTGCCTCTCTGTATTCTACCTTGGAAAAGCTTACGGATTCGGTACAGAAGAACTTCCCGCACCTCAGGCTACACTTATGAAAACTGTTCTGGACGGAGTTCTTGACGGAAACCTCAGGTGGGATCTTGTCGGAATTGGTGCGATTTTTTCCATTGTTGTAATGTTTTTCAAAATTCCGCCCCTTGCATTTGCAGTTGGTGTTTACCTCCCTCTGTACACAATGACACCGGTTTTTATTGGCGGGCTTATCAGGCATTATGTTGATAAAAAGTACGGTGTTTCAAAAGAGAAAACCAGTAAGGCGGATGAAGGGAGGGACAACGGAATACTCCTTGGTTCGGGCTTTATTGCAGGGGAGGGGCTTATGGGCGTTGTTATAGCAATAATTGCTGTTGCCCTGTCCAGTGCTCCGCATCTTCTTGAAATAAAGTATCCGGCTGAATGGATAGGACAGATAGTGTCCGGCATTATCTTTACTATTCTTGGATGGTATCTCTATTCTCAGGCTGCAAAATCAAGGAGAAAAGCCTGATTGAATAATAGCAGGGCATAAGTAAAAAATTGATAAAGGGTTGCATAAAAGGAATTTTATTTTAAATTACATGATTTGCAAATCTGCAGTATAGAATAAAGGGATTCGCGGCGGATTCCAATTAGTAAAAATGCAGTACAGTATTGCAGGCTGCCTTAATTTTTTGGTAATATTTAACAACAGGGAAAAAGTTTATGGCAAGAACGGTTTTTCAATCTCCAAAGGGGATAAAAGATGTGCTTCCTGATGAGCAGGCTTATTGGCTTTTAATAGAAGAGAAGATCAGAAATATAGTACGTGCTTACGGGTACAAAAGGCTGACTCTCCCGGTGTTTGAAGAAACCGGCCTTTTTGCAAGGGGTGTGGGACAGGGTACTGATATTGTGGAAAAAGAGATGTACACTTTTGAGGATAAGGGGGGGAATTCCATTACTTTGCGTCCGGAATTTACAGCGGGTGTAATGAGAGCTTATCTTCAGCACGGTATGGCAAGTACTCCCAAACCTGTTAAATTGTGGTCATTCGGTCCGGTTTTCAGGTATGAGAGACCGCAGGCAGGAAGATTTCGTCAGCATACACAGTTTAATGTTGAGGCTTTGGGGGAACAGGATCCTGCTCTTGATTTTGAAGTTATGTCTGTTGCATTTCAGCTTTACGAGGAACTTGGGTTTAAAAATTTGAGTTTTCAGATAAATTCCATAGGATGCCCCAAGTGCAGGCCTAACTATCTTGATAAACTGAAAGAGTATTACAAAGAACACATCAATGAAGTGTGTGACGACTGCAAAAGAAGAATTAACACAAATCCACTGCGTGTACTTGACTGCAAGCGGGATCAGTGCCAGCCGGTAATCAAAAATGCACCTCCAATCTCCGAACACCTGTGTTCCGAATGTAAGGAGCATTTCAATACACTGAAATTGTATCTTGATAATGCAGGCCGTCCGTATCAGGTTAATCACAGGCTTGTCCGGGGCCTTGACTACTACACAAAGACTGTTTTTGAAGTGTGGGCACAGGGAATTGGAGCACAGAATGCTGTATGCGGAGGGGGGCGGTATGACGGACTTTCAGAAGCAATAGGAGGCTCTCCTACTCCTGGAGTAGGTTTCGCTTCGGGAATTGAAAGGATTGTACTTACATTACAGGCTCAGGAGAACATTGAAATAAAACCTGAACCTCCGCTTGCATTTTTTGCAATTCAAAGTATAAAAGCCAAATCGTGGGTCGTACAAACAGTTTCTGTACTGAGAAGTAAATTGATTCCCGTTGTCATGGCTTTTGGAGAGCGCAGCCTGAAGGCTCAGCTAAGGGAGGCAAACAGGCGTAATGTCTGTTTTGCAATAATTGCAGGGGAAGAAGAATTTGAAAAGAAAAAAGTTCAAATCAAATTTATGAATGAGCAAAAAAGCCTTGAAATCCCTTTTAACGAAGTAGTAGATTTTTTACTGAAGAACAAAGAGGACAAGGCTTGAACATAAGCACGGACAAATCCATTACAGTATGGGAAGCCCTTGGTATGGTTGTATGGGCTGTCCTGCTTATTTTGACTCTTGAGATTGCCGTAGGTAACCATCTTGGAAAAGTAAAAATTCTACTTATGGAAACTCTTATTATTGTACCTGCTCTGCTGTTTATTATTAAAAGAAAAGGCAGTATAAAAAATAATTTCAGACTAAAATCTGTAAATTATAAAATTCTGTTATCCTCTTTATTTATCGGTGGGGGGATATCAGTGCTAATTGATGAACTGGACAGATTAATACAGATAGTATTACCATACAACCTTCAAATAATGCAGAAAATAACTGAATTTATGAAAATCAATTCAGTATCTGATTTAATAATTCTGGTACTTGCCGTTGCAGTTGTAGCGCCGATTACAGAGGAGGCGCTGTTCAGAGGTTTCCTTCAGCAGAGATTGGAAGCTGCAACTGATGTTACAAGGGGGATTCTGTTAACATCTCTTGTATTCGGTTTTATTCATTTTAATCCATGGGCATTTGTTCAGATTATTATTATCGGAGTATTTTTCGGTGTTGCTGCACAGAGAAGCGGAAGTATTGCAGGAACAGTAGTCATGCACAGCTTTAACAACAGCCTGGCCCTGCTATTTGCAAATGAGAGGCCTGAGCAGATTACCTGGTATTTAAAAGGCGGCCATGTCAGGCCTGTTATCCTTATATGCTGTTTATTTATTACTGCTGCGGGATTTAAATATTTTTACAAGTTTACTAATCAGAAAGAGGTGAGCGGCTATGAAGAATAATATGTTTAAGATTTTCTTGATGATTTCAGCTTTTTCCCTTGGGTCAATATTAAGCGCTCAAGAGGATTCTGTAAAAAATAATATTGATGTTAAAATTAAAAAAGCAGTTGAATTAAGAACAAATGGCAGCGCTCTTAAAGCAGTGGAAATATTGAATAAGGTTGTTGCTGCAAATCCAAATTCCGACAGAGCATATCTTGAACTTGGCAAGGCCTGGTCAGAAGCTGCAGGAGCGGCAAGTCAGAAAAGTGACATGATGGCTGCTATGGAAGGTGTGAAAAAAGGTTTTGAAGCATTGGACAGAGCAGTAGAAATAAATCCCAATAATGTTGAAGTGAGAATTTATTATGGTATTTTTGCGGTAAATGTACCGTCATTCTTCGGAAAAACAGAAGCGGGAATTAAAAATCTGGAATATTCCCTGAAACTTGTAAAAAATGACCCTGAAACAGAAGTAACAATTCTGCAGTTTCTCGGAAAGGGATACAGAATGACTTCCCGGTTTGCTAAA from the bacterium genome contains:
- a CDS encoding glycoside hydrolase family 97 N-terminal domain-containing protein, giving the protein MHKNLLPGIIPGLVVLIISFITGATSASEIVLSPDKNISLIISVQEKSLPYPQEEYLYYSIYFKDKKIVKDSPLGLNFYNFPPVNKDLRLYNVQRKKITGSFVPVSGTPDTSYVEYNQILLYLQEKRPPFRFFTVEFVLSNYGAAFRYHIPLNQGISVRNIKKEDTGFYFSENYTAILPAVSDSNESETFTYSTLSISQINDTLSIIPPLLMQASQNLWIEITETNVKNSNAMRLKTVHSIRFSFAEAPYKQSGKDMINSTFTAWRVVLIGENPGKFSYSSFINLLSRPRSFKDVSWIKGGSYLDFQGNVNTDSLLHSIDFCEKNKINYITIPVQAKPDSEQIRHVTSLATNKDVNVILRTSRLYLAENCRIKMSDIKRMGVAGIFVDISKENKNAGLITASEILDNAAANNLIVGFKGNGNFSGLAETYPNFLTLAPDFKYIFNKAAWGIYLPLTTIPYSQMISSPVDLCAVYYDNLKSQGQNSTFDISTILALNILTNSSLRMRNNSLIVPEFKNFLYDLPSSWDKTIFIDGKPGKFIILARRTGSTWYVSAISNSYKKTLSIPLKFIDNSNKQYKASIYFKNPHRKGKTPAIITEHLTVKSSESLNVNLIPGGGYTAVIKPDDK
- a CDS encoding oligopeptide transporter, OPT family, which translates into the protein MSEFKPYVSADVQMKDFNLKTVVLGVILGIVLGSANAYLGLRVGLTISTAIPLAVVSVAVLKMLSPIFGKATILECNISQTAGSSTSSLASGIIFTIPALFIWGYQPSLLQLTMLAMTGGVLGVLLMIPLRRFLIVQEHENLPYPEGTAAAEVLIAATGEGGASAKSVFMGMGIGALYKGLISLLYLWPSKLKIHLPFINKAEVGVSTTPALLGVGYILGRRIGTIMVGGGLLSWVVIIPFIAWKFGNSEIWPATLEYLRTKGLDPSITLIGQLSPKEIWEGYIRIIGAGAVAAAGIITVIKSIPTMVDSLKIGIKGLRSSASGAVDTRLRTQQDLSIKYVLLGVSIIILMITFLPGIIGHNTTMLMRFFSAIAIAIFAFSFVTVSSRIVGMIGVSSNPTSGMAIVTLLGTGLIFKLLGWTDLTGKITALTIGTIVCISASIAGDISQDLKTGFILGSTPRKQQVAEMIGAVGAAFFICLSVFYLGKAYGFGTEELPAPQATLMKTVLDGVLDGNLRWDLVGIGAIFSIVVMFFKIPPLAFAVGVYLPLYTMTPVFIGGLIRHYVDKKYGVSKEKTSKADEGRDNGILLGSGFIAGEGLMGVVIAIIAVALSSAPHLLEIKYPAEWIGQIVSGIIFTILGWYLYSQAAKSRRKA
- a CDS encoding histidine--tRNA ligase; the encoded protein is MARTVFQSPKGIKDVLPDEQAYWLLIEEKIRNIVRAYGYKRLTLPVFEETGLFARGVGQGTDIVEKEMYTFEDKGGNSITLRPEFTAGVMRAYLQHGMASTPKPVKLWSFGPVFRYERPQAGRFRQHTQFNVEALGEQDPALDFEVMSVAFQLYEELGFKNLSFQINSIGCPKCRPNYLDKLKEYYKEHINEVCDDCKRRINTNPLRVLDCKRDQCQPVIKNAPPISEHLCSECKEHFNTLKLYLDNAGRPYQVNHRLVRGLDYYTKTVFEVWAQGIGAQNAVCGGGRYDGLSEAIGGSPTPGVGFASGIERIVLTLQAQENIEIKPEPPLAFFAIQSIKAKSWVVQTVSVLRSKLIPVVMAFGERSLKAQLREANRRNVCFAIIAGEEEFEKKKVQIKFMNEQKSLEIPFNEVVDFLLKNKEDKA
- a CDS encoding CPBP family intramembrane metalloprotease, which codes for MNISTDKSITVWEALGMVVWAVLLILTLEIAVGNHLGKVKILLMETLIIVPALLFIIKRKGSIKNNFRLKSVNYKILLSSLFIGGGISVLIDELDRLIQIVLPYNLQIMQKITEFMKINSVSDLIILVLAVAVVAPITEEALFRGFLQQRLEAATDVTRGILLTSLVFGFIHFNPWAFVQIIIIGVFFGVAAQRSGSIAGTVVMHSFNNSLALLFANERPEQITWYLKGGHVRPVILICCLFITAAGFKYFYKFTNQKEVSGYEE